The Apostichopus japonicus isolate 1M-3 chromosome 20, ASM3797524v1, whole genome shotgun sequence genome contains a region encoding:
- the LOC139961131 gene encoding heparan sulfate glucosamine 3-O-sulfotransferase 1-like encodes MKHVSKKTVSLVVLGISFIVIYLSLVETYKDNSPNNKNKINDNNNDKNNNDLATLPEDQRKNYETRKFNLSLLLEAQRDHVISRSYDGPISLKGCYVFLNETTEARNRKLAPLKYFYSSRCERRLPSVFLIGVKKSGTTTLAKYLDLHSQIALANYAPIPLTNSSEMADKIHSYILSMPYATPYQVVIANYPGYYWLNRISLFRLFPYLAEEPKILVILRNPVERALSDYTHMYDTGQNISDEKKLHLFQGDVMKSTFEDTVLLPNGTINSSLSLIQKGLYAKYLSFFNAAIPRQNILILNGNKFSTSPLIYLKETERFLGLKPFYRDDHFLYNEERGFYCANVPSRSDITCMNKKYKGRKHPTVSGEVLKKLYDFYRPQNRKLMESYHLSTDEFEWILS; translated from the coding sequence ATGAAACACGTTAGCAAAAAGACAGTTAGTCTAGTAGTTCTTGGAATTTCATTTATCGTTATTTACTTGTCACTAGTGGAAACATACAAAGATAATAGTCCTAATAACAAGAACAAAATCAACgacaacaataacgataaaaataataatgatttaGCGACATTACCAGAAGACCAACGGAAGAATTATGAAACGCGAAAATTCAACTTATCGTTGCTCTTGGAGGCACAAAGGGATCACGTGATATCCCGCTCATACGATGGTCCGATTTCTTTAAAGGGGTGCTACGTGTTTCTGAACGAAACAACCGAGGCAAGAAATCGAAAGTTAGCaccattaaaatatttttattcgTCCAGATGTGAGCGAAGGTTGCCTTCCGTTTTCCTGATTGGTGTCAAAAAGTCCGGGACTACTACATTGGCTAAGTACCTCGATTTACACTCTCAAATTGCGCTGGCGAACTACGCCCCTATTCCCCTTACCAACAGTTCCGAAATGGCAGATAAAATTCATAGTTACATACTCAGCATGCCATACGCTACGCCATATCAAGTGGTAATAGCTAATTATCCAGGGTATTATTGGCTGAATAGAATTTCGCTTTTTAGATTGTTCCCTTATTTAGCGGAGGAACCCAAAATCCTCGTTATTCTGCGTAACCCAGTAGAGAGGGCGCTATCTGACTACACTCATATGTACGACACTGGACAAAATATCTCAGAcgagaagaaactacatttatTTCAAGGTGACGTTATGAAATCAACATTTGAAGACACAGTTCTACTTCCTAATGGCACAATTAACTCTTCTCTTTCACTTATTCAGAAAGGTCTTTATGCGaaatatctttcattcttcAACGCCGCCATTCCGAGGCAAAACATTCTTATTTTAAACGGTAATAAGTTTTCAACATCTCCTTTGATATATCTTAAAGAAACTGAACGTTTTCTTGGCTTAAAACCTTTTTACAGAGATGACCATTTTCTTTATAATGAAGAAAGAGGATTCTATTGTGCAAACGTACCATCACGCTCTGATATTACCTGCATGAATAAGAAGTACAAAGGCCGAAAGCATCCCACGGTCTCTGGTGAAGTCTTGAAAAAACTTTATGATTTCTATAGACCACAAAACCGGAAATTAATGGAGAGTTACCATTTGTCTACAGATGAATTTGAGTGGATTTTGAGTTAA